TTGTGACTTTTCTTTGTTATTTAAGAAGCAAAAATTTTTTAACTATGCATTCTTACAGCCATCCGGTGCTGTTTGCGAAGCTCCCGGACTCTGAGCTGGTCCATGGTGGAGGCCACCTCCTTGACGGGCTGCTGCAGGTCGTCTGAGTAGCGCTGCATCAGAGGCTGCGGGATGCCACAGCGACCGTGCTGGGGGAAATGAACACATGACACATGATGGAAAAAACTGATATAAAAACACTGAGGTGTCTTTTCTTAATTGCTTTGAAGCAAAATATGACATTTAGATGAGGTCAAGATTTTATGGAAGGATTGGGCTACCTTGTCTGAGTAGGGCTCCTCCGTGAGATCGATGCCCTCGGCCTCCAGCCGTTGCTCCAGCAAGGTGAGCAGGTCGGGGCTCATCTTGGAGTGGGACGCCTTCCTTGACACGGCCACCTTGCCGCCCAGGTCCGAGAGCCACGGGGGCGTCGCCGCCGTCTCTTCGCCGGCGGATGAGGAGTTGCGAGGGCTGCTCGGAGTCTTGGCGGGAAGGGGCGGGGCGGGACTGCTCGCGCACTGTGTCACGGGGCTGCTGGGCTGGGAACGTGTGAGCGAGTGCGTCGGAGAAGGTCCGAAAGACGGCGAGGAGAGCGGGGAGTGGCAGACCCCGTTGGCGACTCTTTCTCTGGACCTCTTGGCGGGAACCGGAGGCGGTACCGGTGGCTTTTTGGCATGAGTCCTTATGACCCTCTCACCGCTTACGTTGGACTCCGGGGGACTCGGGGCTTGGGTTGTGGGACAAGGGGGTCTCAGAGGGAGCTGCGAGGGGACGGGTGGTCTGTCAACTCTCGGTTTTGGACTCACCAGCGGACTTGCAGTACAAGCTGGCGAAGGCGCCATAATGGGCCCGCTTGCGTCCAAACTGGGCCCTTCTTTGCTGCGTTGGACCTCCTCGTTGTGATCCTGCCTCTGCTCCCAGTGCAGGTCTCCCAGGGAGTGGGAACGCTTCCAGGACCCGGCCAGCTGGGAGGGTTCGTCCAGGTCCTCGCAGCTACGACTGGCCGGGATGGGCGAGCGTTTGTGGGCTTTGCGGCGCCCGAGCAGGTTGAAGCCCTTCAGGGAGGACTTGTTGAACAAGTTTTTGGGGAATTTGGAGTGCTGGCTTTTTTCATTCTGCTGCAAGGCCTCACTGGAGATGGTCATGGGAAGAGTGGGATAGTCCGGAGACTGGCCTGCGGAAGAACGACCCGAGCGGGAGGCCTTCTTGCTCTTgcctgcaaaagaaaaaccgTAGAAGGCAACGTTATGACTTTTCCTGTAATCTCACGCGAATAGCAACAATCTGCCTCAAGAGGGCGCCAAAGTACTACTTTTCGTTTTTCCTACAAGCTCCTCCCCTCACTTCAACATCTAATTTTGCATTAGACAGGGCTTCGTGACTTCTTAAATTTCAGAAAGGGAAAAATAGCGAAATAGCGACTTTTTTAGTGAATAATTAGCTGCTGCTCAATATAAAATAAACTTTAAGATTAGCTGAGCGTTGCTCTTTCATTTGCACAAATGTGACATCATGGCATCAGGCATGGTAGAATGAAAAGCGAAAGCAACTTACCATGTCGTCCTCTGATTTACAAAGCATGATGGGTGAAACAGGTGAGAACGGCCAGAATAAGTTTTAATGGGATGGACAGAGAGAAATTGTACAGATGGAATGCAATGAAATGTCGCCGCGGAAGACGAAAATGCGGCGGATAGAAAACGACGACTTCAGCACATTAACTGACGTGTTAATCGATCAAGGGTGGAAAATGATGAAGTCATTTCGACGGATGCCGATTCATCAAATAGGtatgaaaaggaaaacaggAGACGAAACACATAACAGCAGGCAGGGCtgtctttattgtttttgggGTCGGGCCGctaagattcttttttttccaatacttCTATCTCTATCGAGGCACACAAAGGCTGCGGCCAATTCCCAACcacccccaccacacacacacacacacacacacacacacattaaagcCAGTAGTTACACTGGAAACCAGCAATCAGAAAGGAAAGTGGCAGTGATGTTAAAAATACGCGGGAGGAAGAAGACATATGAGCACTCTCAAAAATGAAGATCACAAATCTTGTCAAAGCTTAGTACAATTAAAAACAGGCGCATTTCAGTAATGCTAGGCACATCATGCAAGACGTGTTCGTGCAAAAGAGCCAATGGGCACATCGCAATGATGTCACTGCACTCGGCTGCACTTAGAAATATTCCAAATGATCCCCTTTGTATACTGTCATCAATGTGGACTCCACGGGCGGGGTTTGAGCTTGGAATCCTTTGATTGGCAGTGACTTTGTTCTGACGAGAACGCCCGTCGTGCGCTTAGGGGAGGCTCGCTCCCTTTGGCCTTGGGCTCCCAGCATTGTGCGGTAGACCAGGCTTAGTGCTCTGGGGCCAGGCTCCTTCCGGGTAGCATGCGGACTTCGGTACTGAGGGCACACAAGGCCTATAAAGACGGAGAGAGTGATGACAGGAGGATGTCATGAGGCGCCGTCTCCAGAGCGTATGGCTCCCAAACTGTGGCTTGGGGGACAAAATGGGTCCCGGGAGAATTTCGATTGGGTTGCTCATTTGCCAAGTCAATTGTtattaaacaacaaaatgatacAATGATTGAGCTGGAACAGTTTGGTAAAACCAGCTATGGAAGGACAAAGGCGGGAGACGGCAGGATCGACCGAGCGCCTCCGATAAGCAAGAAAAGCCGCTCGATTATCAGACAGCACTGCGAAGGATTGTGACAGGTGGGGTTAGAAAGCACAAGCGTGAAAAGATGGCGTGCATACATTCCACCACGAAACCAAATCCCAGTCGAGGCAATATTACCGTTCTCCAAGTTCTCGTTGCTCTCGTAGCAGCCAGAGTCCCGCGGGGAGTCTCCGATCAGACCCCGGCCCTCCGACAGCAGTTTCTCCTGGGAGCTGCGCTCTGGATCGCTGCTGCCTAGAcacgtggaaaaaaatggatttcacTTTGAGCACAAATAGTGGCAGGCCACAAAAGGCACAGTATGATTGGCTATTTTGAAAGCctcattgaaaacaaaacagctgaACCCATTTGAACGGTGtcgctaaccaaaacagcagcaccgaGTGATAAGCATGGCTTCCTTACTGTCGTATTCCTGCAGCAGCTCAACGGCCGTGAGCAGCACGTCTCGGTGTTGGGGGTCTTTGATGTTCAGCTCGTCCAGGTCCTCCTCTTCCAGCAGCTTGAACGTGTCCAGGTCCTCGTAGCCGTTGAACAGGAAGGTGGGCATGTGCTCCTGTGTGGATGCAGCAGTCATAGTGAGCAATCCAAACTTTtggtttatttatatttctttcCAATGTTCATGCGTTACACGGCAGTTGTACAAATGTGATGAGAGGTTTCAGAAGATGGAGGTTAAACCGTGTGGGTGTCAATGTTTATGTTAGCCTGTCATTTCCTGCACTAAATTTGGCCCAGGTGAGGTTTGGCACGCGGTGCCATTCCCACCTTGAGGTTAATTCGTTCCAGCAGCTCCTCCACGGACGTCGGCTTGGGTGGTCGACCCTTCCGGCGGCGCCGCAGCGGCCGTTTGGGCTTCTCTTCTTCCTCGCACAGCACGTCCACGTAGATGAACTTGAAGGTGCCCACCTTGTTATTGAGCAGGCCCATCCAGGTACCCATGGGCGGCTTGCTGATGATGTCGATCACGTCGCCGTGCTGCCGCCACCGGAAAATCATTAGTCAGCAAAATTTGACAGCttgccagattttttttcatttttgtttacctTCAATTTGAGGGAGTCCGAGTCGTAGGGGCTCGGCGTGAAATCCGTGTGCACTCGAGCGCGGCCGCAGAACGGCCCTCGGTACGGCAGCTCCTCGTCGTCGCCGTCCTCCGATTTAACGCTTTCTCTGTTGCTGGCTGACGAGTCGGTGGTGCTCACCGTCTGACCACCTGGACACGaaaatcaattattattattgccacACTTAGCTAAATGCGGAAGCTCTatcttgaaaataaacaacttaCTCATTGAACTTTGTCCACTCAGCGAACTTCTGAGACTTTCCACTGAACCTCCCGCCTTGAGTTTGGGCTTTTCTAGTGAGTCGCTGTCGGGCTGCGGGCAGTGCGGAGAACCCGCTGTTCCATCTGGACTCGACTGGAAGGCAGAAGAGACGTTGACACGTGGGAGGGGAAgggaaaaatgcacaaaaacattttagaaacTACCTAGAATGGCAGACATTTATGAAAAACgatattttaattcaattggCCAAACTGATGACATTGTTATTTTCAGTGATCCAGTAGAGGGCAGTGTTGCCTGGAAAACAACACGCATGTGACTATTCTGAACCcatttcttattttgttttgttgttttacaaGCAACGGCTGGCTGCATGACGCAAGCCTGGCTAGTAATGTGGGTCAATTTGTCGCCATTGACAGATGCTTTGGCTGCTGTGCGGAGTTTGGACATCGCAGGCCAATTGGTGGAGCAAATGGCAGTGGCCAGTAAATTTTAGCCAGAGTAAACAACactgtgcgcacacacacacactcgcgctGGGCCTTGAGAGCAAGCCTGAGGGAGACTTGCGTCACTCAAATGGGCTCAGCATGAAGCACACGCCCAATACAAGCAGATCCCAGTTTCCCAGCTCTTGTTTATTCTGTAACCAACACAAATACTCCCACACACTCTGCGGGCTAATGATGCGGTGAACTAACACAGCACAACATCCTGAAAATGTCTGAAAAGAAACCTCGACCTCGGTTGACTACATTACCTGTTCGGGCACGGAGCTGCTGTACTTCTTGGACATGCGCTTCCTCATGGTCTCCTTGACCGACTTGACCTTCTTGCCCAGCGAGATCCGAGAAGTGTTGGGCGACTTGACCACTTCTCTATAGATGGCCTCCTGCTCTTTATTCTGTCGGGTCAGGAAAGATCATTCTGGATGTGATCCAATTGGATGCCTCCGTGTGGTCGAGCACTTACGTGGGCGTCGGAACCAGTGTTGAGCACGTGGAGGGATCGATTGGACAGGTCAAAGCCGCCGAAGCTGCACGTTCTCTGAGGGGGGAGCAGAGCCAAAAGACAATCAGCCACGCTTTTAAAACGGCTTCCTCGATGGGATGCGCGGCGCTGTGATTCATGCATGacatgaggggggggggggacatgaTGTCATACAAGACGGGGCAGACGAAGGACGTGATGGAAACACTTGGTGTGCTTTTTCCCTCCAAATTTCAAAGCGAATGAGCTGTTTTATTAAAGTCAAAAAGCCCAAAAGTCGGTTCCAACATGTGGAGTCTCTTGACGTGGCCACATAAAACGCTCAAGGGACTGAACATACGTTTAGGGCGCCCTCTACTGGTGGAACCTGGATTGGGAGACATGCGGAAGGGAAGGGGCTTGCTGCGCTATGccaacacacgcgcacgcagaCACGCTGTTAGCTTTAGCAGAAACATTCAGAGATGTTTCTGATGAGGGAAAGTTTTTCTCACGCTGATATTAATGGCAAACTATGAAATGAAAGGATAACTGGGAGATCCACTCTTATCGcttatctgtttttttttcttatagaTCCTCCCAAAGCtatgaggacacacacacacgtgcacatcAAAGTTCATCTCCCCACTTAATCTCAGGATAAACCCCAGCATGAAGATCCCTCAAAAGTGACTTGGGCTTTTCTTTGCATCCACAGCTGCGGACCACATTGCAGCTTTCCTAGCGAAGGGTTTTTGCAGAACAAACACGTTTGAAGCGGCGTCCAAAAATAATGTGATGGCGATACTGGATGGAATGGACATGCATCCaagatttgcaaaaaaaaaaaaaaaaaaaaaaaaaaaaaggatttcgGAGATAATTACAAGGAAAGGAAAGCCATCCAGAAAAATTAAAGAGAGGCACGGGCCCCccttttgaaaaaagaaaaaaacacaaaagcaaaaagctACAACAGAAAAAAGTGGAGTCCAAAAAAGTTGTTTGGATGAGGAGGACCTGACTGGCACACGACAGGATTCAGGTCGCATCGAAGCTGCAGGATAGCCCCCCACCTGGCTCTTAACCGATCCCTACTCAATGTGACCTGCAACGTTTCGCTTCTCTACGCTATTCTGCAGCTTTGACGCACGCCGAGTCCCGCTCACACGAGGCGGCCGACTTGAACCTCACGGTCTGGACTCACAGACTTCTGCTGGATGCGTAAGAGCACGCGCTTGGTGCAGCGGTCCACGCTGGCCGCCCACTTCTTGTCCGCCTCGCGGTCCTCCTCCAAGAGACAACGCTGCTCGGCTCGGCTGAGGGTGACCGGGCGGACCAGCTGGGTCCAGTTGAGGTGACCGTACAGGCTCCGCTCTACCACGTAGGTGATGTTCAGCTCGCTGACCGCGCTGCGGCCCCGTAGCCGGCGGGAGGGGAACGGCCAGCCCCCTCCCGGCCCAAAAGCTTTGGATTTGGCTATGGCACGGGCGGAGGAGGGCGCGGCGACGCACAGAGGCGAGACCGGGTTCTTGGTGTTGCGCGAACGCTGGTACACAAGGTGTTTGGTGGAGTACGAGTAGTTGGGGTCGGGTTTTGTGAGCGTCCAGCCGCCGCGGTGCCGGTCGGTGGTGTGATATTTGGGGCTCTCATCGTCCAGGGGGATAAGGCGGCGGGATCGGGCTTTGGGGCGGGGTTTGGTCAGCCCGTAAAAGGCATACAGGGCCTCGTTGTTACTTACCCCGTGGGAGATGGAGCTCAGGGCCTTCCGCATCTCGCTGTCGGTGGTGGAGCGCGGCAACTTCCCTTCGTCGTCCAGGCCGCAGCCATCCAGCTCAGAGAAAGAGGAGCCGCTGCCACCCCCGCCCGAGCCCACCGGGGTTCTCCGGGGCGGGCGGATCAGACCGTGGGTACTGGAAGACTTGTTGAAGGTCTTCACCAGACGGTGTCCGGACCAGGTGTCCAAGCTACTGGAGGACGGGGAGGTGGTCAGGCTGTCGGTGTCTCCGTCCAGAGAGAGATGGTCCTGGCCCGGCGAGGTCTCCTGGGGCAACGAGTGCTTCTTCAGGACCCCCGCATATAACGCAGCGTTGTCGTCACAGGTGGCCACCGACTCCACGTTTAGAAAATCTGACAGAAAAGTCAATCGGTGGAAGATTTAGACATCTTTATCTTTTTCTAagactgttttttgtttgagtTTACAAACCTTGAGATCCATGCTTCTTCCACTCCTCCACCTTAATGAGTTTTTTCCTGACTCGCCGGGTGGAATTAACGAGCTTGTGCAGCCGCTTGAACTTCACCGAATCCTCCGACTGCTCGTCGTCGGACTGTTCGCGGGATTGCTGCCGTAAAGAGAGACACAGAGAGGAAGCGGCTTGACGTTCCAGCGCCGAAGAATGCAACAACAGCAGAAATGGAAGTGGATAAAAATCACAGATGCACAAGAATTTGGCAGTAAAAAGGCTATGCTGTCAATGAGAGCATTGTTGAGGATTTAGTGGGGTGAGAAATGGAGACCAGACACGGTGGAGACTACAATTAATTCACCACAAAATGGACTCGAGGACCATGAATGGACCAAACATGAATCAGTGACACAATCAGCGAGGCTGCATTGCCTTCGGAGGACATTTCATCTCAGGTGCGCAAGGACACTCCATTGAGGCAAAGATGTCTGCCCGAGAAACTGTCATAAATGCCGCCTGGCATAGAGAGCTGGCACCTAGTGCCAACGGCTTCATTTGTTTCTAAtggtctccatggcaacatcGCGACACAACTCGCCAAGGTTGGCTCCGCAGTTTGCAAAAAATCATGCACGCTCATGCGCGCAAAACGAGACAGAGCTGTCCTGTCCGAGTCCGCCTTGTCGTGCTGGTCGAGACCGATGGGCCATGAAATGGCTTAATTGCCCCCCGaccgcccctccctcctccacttttgaccacaagatggcagctgACATCCAGCGAGGATGATGTAAACAACTGCGGCTTGGAAGGCACTGGCAAGCGCGCACGTGATGTTTCGTAAATTCTCGATGGCTCAGCATCACCCAAGTAACGTTCCAAGTTTCCAAAGCCTCCGAGCAACTGTCTAATAAAATCTTATTAATCTCCGACAAGTTGGAAAACACATCGATCAGCAGTCCTTccctcaacacacacacacatccaaccATTTAACCTTtcgcatacaaaaaaaaagtccagcgTGTCTGTTTGCAAACCACACAATTCTCCCCGAGGTCGTCAAATTTCCCTCAGAGCCGTAACAAAAGATTTAGCATTTCTCTGCCTACACAGAACTCGACCAAAACAGGATATTGCCCTAACCGAGACGAAAGAGGACAAAAAACCACATAAACGACTCCAAAGCAGCTCTAAAGTCAACACAAAAGCCAAAAAGCATTGAAAGAGCCTTACCAGTTTGTTCGGACTATCCAGGCTTCATGTCGCGCAACCGATACGGCGCCTCGCACATTCAAACTCGAGTTCCAAAATCACATCCGAGCGTTTGTTTGCACGCTGGCGCGCGCATAACACGGTGGGAGGCGGAGCTCGGGAAGAAGGGGCGGTCGGGATGTGTAGCGCTGCGAGAGAAACGCCTGTGTTGTGCGCGGAGAACAATCCCCGCATTTGAGCCCCCCATGACCCTGCCGTGGCCCCCACATCCCTAATGACCCATCCTGGAATGTGCGGCCAAAAAGGAAGATGCAGAAGCGGAGACGCCATAAATGCGCTTTTATTAACCAGCGTGTCATTACGTCGCGGACGACTGCTGCGGATGAGCTCCATTCCAGTCGAGTGGCGGTTGACATCACGAAAGGGGGGGGTCAAATGTCGCGGAGTGTTTTCAAGAGCGGCAGAAAATAGACGCATTACTTATTGGATTGGATTTTGGAATTAATTCACATCCTGTTGCACAAAAAGTGGGTCGGGTGTGTGGCTGGACTGAATTGCGCGTTTCGCCCAAATGATACCATACAGCGTGAGGCTGATGAAAATCAGCTGTGACCTAGATTACAAATGAGAAAAGCTAACCAAGACATAGAAGAGAGACAATTATGACTAAGAGTTAAAAGGCCACATTGTGCTGCGGTTTTGGGCAGTTCCAGTCAGCCAGCAGACTGAAAGCTCAGAAGAGTGCAGAAGCAAACTGACCCATCTTGGAAGGTGTGCAGGTTAACTTTTGTCTACCTGGATACATccttgacaaaaacacaaccgAGACACGTTTACGCAACCTCAACCAAAATGTAATGAGTCAAATGACATGGTGGAGAGAAGGAACGGCGGGATGTGCCCAGTGGTGCAGGAGTGTAGGAAAGTGGGGAAATGGACAGGAAgtaggaagaggagggggggtgtACTTACGTTGCAGTTTGAGGACTGGTTTAGACCGGCCGCAGTTCCGTCAGTGCACTCTGCAGTGTCAGTACTGCCGGACTGTCTGTTGCGCTCATACTCCTTCAGCTACgtggaggaagaagagttTAGAGAAGCGGAGGAGAAGAGGGCGGGGCCATCGTGCGGTTGAGGAGGTGAGTGTCAGAAGGAAGGGAaggaaaaggaggaaaaggaggGGGACACAGCAGTTGAATTTTGCATCTCTATGAAGGCAAGAttaaaagggggcggggctaaatGAGAATCCACCATGTCCAGCTACTGAGACTAATCGTCTATGAACCAAAGTCCTCCACCTCACCCAGATGCTACACCGAGTTCTGCACACCCACACtccaagaaataaaaaaattcaaaaaacgtttgtgtgtgcatcaaAAGGATGTGTTAGCAATGCATGCTTGTCATCATTGTTAGTCATTTTAATAAGATGCTAGTTGGATAACTAGTCTCGGATAAAGGGCGAAGGCGGCCGGACGCTCTTCCTACCCGAGCCAGTGCTTCTTCCACGGTGATCATCTTCTCtttcaccatcatcatcagctgGATTCGCTCCTCGTCGCTCATGGTGATCTCGCTAGCCACGAAGCCGATGTCCTCACCTGAGAGGCGTCAGGGGTCAAACATCAGAGCTTGCGTAAGAACAAAAAACGGCAACACGCATACCTTTGGAAGTCTGTCGCACGACCGCCTTGTGCTGAGGCTTGCGGAAATTCTGCCAGAACGacttgttcttcttcttgttgtcCCATTTGCCTAAAAAGAGGACATCATTAATTGATAAgacattatttgtaatgtgtTGAGCAGGCCAGGCTTTAATCCATTACCTCCAGATCCATCTTCAGAGCTGGATTTGTGCAGGGACATTCTGGGGATaaacaatcatatttgcaAACCTGCATTTAAAACCATTTACACTTCAATGCAACTGCACTTGCGTAAATTTCACCACCAGAGGTCAGCAATggatcaaaaataaaaagctgctATGACCATCctcaggaggaggagagagcaAAACTATGGAAGAAAGGGGAAAGGAGGACAGTAAGAGGGGGCgaggaaatacaaaaaaatcaaaatcaaagagGGCAGACTCAGCCTGTTTGTGTTTCCACTTTCCTCTGGTGGCCACAAGCATGACACGGAGAGGCATTTGAGGAGGACATGTTACGACGTGGAAAGCATTCAGTAGATAGAAAAAGTCCTGACATATCTAGAAAGCGTCCAAAATCATCAGAattaacaagaaaaataacaaccGAGAAGCACACGAAAGCCTTTTTCCACTATTCGTGGCTGAAATTTAAAGAGCCATTTTAAGAGATTCTTCACATTCAAATCAGGACCGCAAAAAGTATTTCTCAGGTTATGCCTAAACTCATTTGCAGATCAACTCAATCTAAAGCACTAACTCAATGAGACCTTTTCACAGGCAGTTCTTTAAttggcaaaagcaaaaaaaaaaaaaaaaaaaaacccaatgtCATGTGATCTTTAAGCGACATccaagcaaaagaaaagcagattGACAGGAAGACGAGCGGCGCAGCAGCCCAAGTCAAAAGCGAAGGGGAGACGTCGTTCCAAATTATTTGGCATCTGGTTCCCATCATGTTCGGGCTTTGGTCTGCGCAGCGCATATATACATCGAGCCGGCCTGCGGTATGCGCTTCCTCGGCCGCACATGCTCCAGCGAGGGTCAACGAGGGGTGACACCCCCCCAAACATGAACGCAAAGACCTTATCCCAAGCCGCCCGCCTGCACCTTTCCTGACCCGTTTCTGCGGCGTGATGTCATACACTTTGCGCAACAGGAACCGCTCCCAGACCCGGTTCTATAAAGCCCCTCGATCCGTGCTCTTCGGGCTGTAATCATTTTGCCATCGCCCTCGAAATTGCGCCTTCCTCACCCTCCGGACACAAAGGCAGGAAGGAAAGGAGAAAAGCCTGCTGGAGTGAGCTGGTTGGCGGGGAGGAAGCGGCCAGCCGTTTTCCTGTCAGCGCAGTGACGATGTGGCCGAGGGTCACAAAGTACGGgtccaaacacaaatattatacgatttattttttgttgctaACCTGAACTCTTTGTGCATCCCATTgcattgtgtgtgtcagtATATCTGTCTTTTCATGCATCTACATGTTCTCCGTCTCCTCTCTCCCATGCTGAACGCGCGCCGATACGCAGGACGGTGGACTTACTTTCTGTCTGTTTCCGGCGTGGAGACTTCACTGCTGAAGCCCAGCGACTCCTGAAGAGAAGAACAAGTTAGTTCAAACTTGTGTCCAGATAGCGTGCAGCTCATTCGGCGCAGTAGCTGCCCCCTCTCGGATGTGTATGTCATCTAATCTTCATACCTGGATCTCGTTGCGGAGCTGCAAGGAAATATTGTTTGGATCTTGTTTCTCCTAAAGgagagggcaaaaaaaaaaaaaaaaagtgagtcaGTGCGCTTTGTGTTTATACAAAAGCAGAAAAGGGGTCAAGTGGCCGTTCGGAGGCATATTTACTGATAATATTACCCTCATGTGGGAGCCcacgtgagaaaaaaaaaaaaagaaaaaacctgTGATGTCATTAATCTCAAATGTGGCCGCATTGAGGAATCGACATGCGTCATATCAGGAGGCCGGCGGCCGACCTTTTATCACAAAAG
The Syngnathus acus chromosome 24, fSynAcu1.2, whole genome shotgun sequence genome window above contains:
- the sash1a gene encoding SAM and SH3 domain-containing protein 1a isoform X5 — protein: MTSNGPVIVYEWLKTLQLAQYVEAFVDNGYDDLEVCKQIGDPDLDAIGVYVAHHRHRIHDAVRRLKEEARDAASGLYFTLEPMPPSADVYTGHMVDQYESKLRASKSWTEPARGVGYMGAHKNLTLGSSSNRREVVIYPKLKLKIMIRDKLIRDGINLARTPYSNKDGSLGNIDDLAQEYSEYYNTCFSDVSDRMEELRKRRVSQELDMEKQDPNNISLQLRNEIQESLGFSSEVSTPETDRKMSLHKSSSEDGSGGKWDNKKKNKSFWQNFRKPQHKAVVRQTSKGEDIGFVASEITMSDEERIQLMMMVKEKMITVEEALARLKEYERNRQSGSTDTAECTDGTAAGLNQSSNCNQSREQSDDEQSEDSVKFKRLHKLVNSTRRVRKKLIKVEEWKKHGSQDFLNVESVATCDDNAALYAGVLKKHSLPQETSPGQDHLSLDGDTDSLTTSPSSSSLDTWSGHRLVKTFNKSSSTHGLIRPPRRTPVGSGGGGSGSSFSELDGCGLDDEGKLPRSTTDSEMRKALSSISHGVSNNEALYAFYGLTKPRPKARSRRLIPLDDESPKYHTTDRHRGGWTLTKPDPNYSYSTKHLVYQRSRNTKNPVSPLCVAAPSSARAIAKSKAFGPGGGWPFPSRRLRGRSAVSELNITYVVERSLYGHLNWTQLVRPVTLSRAEQRCLLEEDREADKKWAASVDRCTKRVLLRIQQKSRTCSFGGFDLSNRSLHVLNTGSDAHNKEQEAIYREVVKSPNTSRISLGKKVKSVKETMRKRMSKKYSSSVPEQSSPDGTAGSPHCPQPDSDSLEKPKLKAGGSVESLRSSLSGQSSMSGQTVSTTDSSASNRESVKSEDGDDEELPYRGPFCGRARVHTDFTPSPYDSDSLKLKHGDVIDIISKPPMGTWMGLLNNKVGTFKFIYVDVLCEEEEKPKRPLRRRRKGRPPKPTSVEELLERINLKEHMPTFLFNGYEDLDTFKLLEEEDLDELNIKDPQHRDVLLTAVELLQEYDSSSDPERSSQEKLLSEGRGLIGDSPRDSGCYESNENLENGLVCPQYRSPHATRKEPGPRALSLVYRTMLGAQGQRERASPKRTTGVLVRTKSLPIKGFQAQTPPVESTLMTVYKGDHLEYF
- the sash1a gene encoding SAM and SH3 domain-containing protein 1a isoform X4 encodes the protein MEGDQVTGPPSEKPPRADSVAGSDSFSQLWSDVMGMLDGSLGNIDDLAQEYSEYYNTCFSDVSDRMEELRKRRVSQELDMEKQDPNNISLQLRNEIQESLGFSSEVSTPETDRKMSLHKSSSEDGSGGKWDNKKKNKSFWQNFRKPQHKAVVRQTSKGEDIGFVASEITMSDEERIQLMMMVKEKMITVEEALARLKEYERNRQSGSTDTAECTDGTAAGLNQSSNCNQSREQSDDEQSEDSVKFKRLHKLVNSTRRVRKKLIKVEEWKKHGSQDFLNVESVATCDDNAALYAGVLKKHSLPQETSPGQDHLSLDGDTDSLTTSPSSSSLDTWSGHRLVKTFNKSSSTHGLIRPPRRTPVGSGGGGSGSSFSELDGCGLDDEGKLPRSTTDSEMRKALSSISHGRTCSFGGFDLSNRSLHVLNTGSDAHNKEQEAIYREVVKSPNTSRISLGKKVKSVKETMRKRMSKKYSSSVPEQSSPDGTAGSPHCPQPDSDSLEKPKLKAGGSVESLRSSLSGQSSMSGQTVSTTDSSASNRESVKSEDGDDEELPYRGPFCGRARVHTDFTPSPYDSDSLKLKHGDVIDIISKPPMGTWMGLLNNKVGTFKFIYVDVLCEEEEKPKRPLRRRRKGRPPKPTSVEELLERINLKEHMPTFLFNGYEDLDTFKLLEEEDLDELNIKDPQHRDVLLTAVELLQEYDSSSDPERSSQEKLLSEGRGLIGDSPRDSGCYESNENLENGKSKKASRSGRSSAGQSPDYPTLPMTISSEALQQNEKSQHSKFPKNLFNKSSLKGFNLLGRRKAHKRSPIPASRSCEDLDEPSQLAGSWKRSHSLGDLHWEQRQDHNEEVQRSKEGPSLDASGPIMAPSPACTASPLVSPKPRVDRPPVPSQLPLRPPCPTTQAPSPPESNVSGERVIRTHAKKPPVPPPVPAKRSRERVANGVCHSPLSSPSFGPSPTHSLTRSQPSSPVTQCASSPAPPLPAKTPSSPRNSSSAGEETAATPPWLSDLGGKVAVSRKASHSKMSPDLLTLLEQRLEAEGIDLTEEPYSDKHGRCGIPQPLMQRYSDDLQQPVKEVASTMDQLRVRELRKQHRMAIPSGGLTDMCRRAAAAAGAVSTVSDWLVSIGLPMYASALTAAGVDSLSGVALLTETDAWEAGVRDHTHARRLVGEAQLVAERRDA